The Streptomyces sp. HUAS CB01 genome has a segment encoding these proteins:
- a CDS encoding peptidase, whose product MSLLVASVAPAAAEAPRRASDDMSIGIRLVDAPLSRRDDERAHRYIIDHVSPGERIRRRIAVTNLSGERHRVRLYPAAAAVGNHGFAFAPGRAGNELTRWVKIEDSELVLAPDETAKVWTEITVAGDATRGEHYGVLWAEVSPDHDPTKQVRNVARAGVRLYLSIGPDGEPPSDFRIKDLTGARTADGIPVVTARVENTGGRALDLAGKLTLSNGPGGLSAGPFNVRADTLGPGGSTLARTTLHRRLPDGVWTARLTLASGLVKRETNGRITIGSPPKRGENPRMAVLTIGSLVSLAMAGLLTYAYRARHRSH is encoded by the coding sequence ATGTCACTGCTCGTCGCATCGGTCGCGCCCGCAGCCGCGGAGGCGCCGCGGCGGGCCTCCGACGACATGAGCATCGGCATCCGACTGGTCGACGCGCCCCTCAGCCGCCGCGACGACGAGCGAGCCCACCGGTACATCATCGATCACGTCAGTCCGGGCGAGAGGATTCGCAGACGGATCGCCGTTACCAATCTCTCGGGCGAGCGACACCGTGTACGGCTCTACCCAGCGGCCGCCGCTGTGGGCAATCACGGCTTCGCCTTCGCCCCCGGACGTGCCGGCAACGAGCTCACCAGGTGGGTGAAGATCGAGGACAGCGAACTCGTCCTGGCGCCCGACGAGACGGCGAAGGTCTGGACCGAGATCACCGTGGCGGGTGATGCGACCCGCGGCGAACACTACGGCGTTCTCTGGGCGGAGGTCAGTCCCGACCACGATCCCACGAAGCAGGTACGCAACGTGGCCCGCGCCGGAGTGCGTCTCTACCTGTCCATCGGGCCCGACGGAGAACCGCCATCGGACTTCCGCATCAAGGACCTGACCGGCGCGCGCACCGCGGACGGCATCCCCGTGGTAACGGCCCGGGTGGAGAACACCGGCGGGCGGGCCCTCGACCTCGCGGGCAAGCTCACGCTGTCGAACGGCCCAGGTGGGCTTTCTGCCGGCCCGTTCAACGTCCGCGCGGACACCCTCGGCCCGGGAGGCTCGACGCTGGCGAGGACCACTCTCCACCGGAGACTCCCAGACGGTGTGTGGACCGCGCGGCTGACACTCGCCAGTGGGCTCGTCAAACGGGAGACCAACGGCCGTATCACCATCGGGTCGCCGCCAAAGCGCGGCGAGAACCCCCGGATGGCCGTACTCACGATCGGCAGCCTCGTTTCGCTTGCCATGGCAGGTCTGCTCACCTACGCATACCGCGCTCGTCATCGCTCCCACTGA
- a CDS encoding response regulator translates to MTDTPIRLLLADDHPVVRAGLRAVLETEPGLTVVAEAATAEEAVARAAQGDIDVVLMDLQFGKGMNGAEATARITAPADGPRVLIVTTYDTDADTLPAIEAGATGYLLKDAPPEELAAAVRTAATGRTTLAATIADRLMNRLRSPGTALTRRETEVLVLVAEGLSNQAIGDRLHLTEGTVKSHLARIYTKLGVDSRTAAVATASGLGMIRRC, encoded by the coding sequence GTGACCGACACCCCCATCCGTCTGCTCCTGGCCGACGACCACCCCGTAGTGCGGGCCGGGCTCCGCGCGGTACTGGAGACCGAACCCGGCCTCACCGTGGTGGCCGAGGCAGCCACCGCCGAGGAGGCCGTCGCCCGCGCCGCCCAGGGCGACATCGACGTAGTCCTCATGGACCTGCAGTTCGGCAAGGGCATGAACGGCGCCGAGGCCACCGCCCGGATCACCGCCCCAGCGGACGGCCCCCGCGTGCTGATCGTCACCACCTACGACACCGACGCCGACACCCTGCCCGCCATCGAGGCCGGCGCCACCGGCTACCTCCTGAAGGACGCCCCGCCCGAGGAACTGGCCGCCGCCGTACGCACCGCCGCCACGGGCCGCACCACTCTGGCAGCCACCATCGCGGACCGGCTGATGAACCGGCTGCGCAGTCCTGGCACCGCCCTGACCCGGCGCGAGACCGAAGTCCTGGTCCTGGTGGCCGAAGGACTGTCCAACCAGGCCATCGGTGACCGGCTCCATCTCACCGAGGGAACCGTGAAGTCCCATTTGGCTCGCATCTACACCAAGCTCGGCGTGGACTCCCGCACCGCCGCCGTCGCTACCGCCAGCGGACTCGGCATGATCCGGAGGTGTTGA
- a CDS encoding sensor histidine kinase, producing the protein MNTTAPSLTPTTRALAWCLHVLVVALLALAAGRAVADHSPHAGLITATAAACALVYALGPVLPRVRRSRRAAALWLTAVGAVWLVLLALSADAVWVAFPLYFLQLHLLSHRVGLAAVVATAVVAIAGFAAHQDSFSAAMAIGPALGAAVAVAVVWGYQALYRESEQRRRLIEELTATRADLATAQHAAGVLAERERLAREIHDTLAQGLSSIQLLLRAAERALPNAPENTARYVDQARQAAVDNLAEARRFVAALAPPALVGTTLAGALQRLCATTGTRHRITARFHLTGDPRPLPTAYEVALLRIAQSALSNTVRHAEAATADVTLSYHDDHVAVDIVDDGRGFDPDRLPTPDPEAGGFGLTAMHARVHALGGALTVQSTRGHGTTLAARLPLDPDADPAKARP; encoded by the coding sequence GTGAACACCACCGCCCCCTCCCTGACCCCGACCACCCGCGCCCTGGCCTGGTGCCTGCATGTGCTGGTTGTCGCCCTGCTCGCTCTGGCCGCCGGCCGGGCCGTCGCCGACCACAGCCCACACGCCGGACTGATCACCGCCACGGCCGCGGCGTGTGCGCTGGTCTATGCGCTCGGTCCCGTGCTGCCCCGAGTGCGCCGCTCGCGGCGGGCCGCCGCACTGTGGCTGACCGCCGTGGGCGCCGTCTGGCTGGTCCTGCTGGCCCTGTCCGCCGACGCGGTATGGGTGGCGTTCCCCCTGTACTTCCTCCAGCTCCACCTGCTGTCCCACCGCGTCGGCCTGGCCGCGGTAGTGGCCACGGCGGTGGTGGCCATCGCCGGCTTCGCCGCGCACCAGGACTCCTTCAGCGCCGCGATGGCGATCGGACCGGCCCTCGGCGCCGCCGTGGCGGTGGCGGTGGTGTGGGGGTACCAGGCCCTCTACCGGGAGAGCGAACAGCGCAGGCGCCTGATCGAAGAGCTCACCGCCACGCGCGCCGATCTGGCCACGGCGCAGCACGCCGCGGGGGTCCTGGCCGAACGTGAACGCCTGGCCCGCGAGATCCACGACACCCTCGCCCAGGGCCTCTCAAGCATCCAGCTGCTGTTGCGCGCCGCCGAACGCGCCCTGCCGAACGCGCCGGAGAACACCGCTCGCTACGTCGACCAGGCGCGGCAGGCCGCCGTGGACAACCTCGCCGAGGCCCGCCGTTTCGTCGCCGCCCTCGCTCCGCCCGCCCTGGTGGGCACGACCCTCGCCGGCGCCCTTCAACGCTTGTGCGCCACCACCGGCACCCGCCACCGGATCACCGCGCGTTTCCACCTCACGGGCGACCCCCGACCGCTGCCGACCGCGTACGAGGTCGCCCTGCTGCGCATCGCCCAGTCCGCCCTCTCCAACACCGTCCGGCACGCCGAGGCCGCCACCGCCGACGTCACCCTCAGCTACCACGACGACCATGTCGCCGTGGACATCGTCGACGACGGACGCGGCTTCGATCCCGACCGGCTTCCCACCCCGGACCCGGAGGCCGGCGGGTTCGGACTGACCGCCATGCACGCCCGAGTCCACGCCCTCGGCGGCGCCCTCACCGTCCAATCCACCCGCGGCCACGGCACCACCCTGGCCGCCCGACTGCCCCTCGACCCCGACGCCGACCCCGCAAAGGCCCGCCCGTGA
- a CDS encoding ABC transporter permease, translated as MFVAWRDLKFAKGRFALMGTVIVLITLLVELLSGLTAGLGHQNVSAITGLPADKIAFGEPGEGEALSYSNSTVTEKQWQQWASAPGVRSAEPLGITTTKASAGNKSTAVSAFGVRPGSVLAPDSSKIDDRTVVLSTTAADALDVEAGGTFTLAGQPVTVASVSGDASFSHTPVAWTSLSLWQRTAPPTGETGGPTATVIALSTTSGGDVKAADEAAGTKTVSKDDSLSAIGSYASENGSLQLMRGSLFAISALVVGAFFTVWTIQRSGDVAVLKALGASTANLLKDALGQAVVLLAGGTLVGTVLAAVLGALVVAPAVPFLLTPATVLVPPAVMITLGALGAALAIRRITSVDPLTALGSAR; from the coding sequence GTGTTCGTCGCCTGGAGAGACCTGAAGTTCGCCAAGGGGCGCTTCGCCCTGATGGGCACCGTCATCGTTCTGATCACCCTGCTGGTCGAGCTGCTGTCCGGGCTGACGGCCGGGCTGGGCCACCAGAACGTCTCTGCGATCACCGGCCTGCCCGCAGACAAGATCGCTTTCGGCGAACCCGGCGAGGGCGAGGCGCTGTCGTACTCCAACTCCACCGTCACCGAGAAACAATGGCAGCAGTGGGCCAGTGCGCCCGGTGTGAGGAGCGCCGAGCCGCTGGGCATCACCACCACCAAGGCGAGCGCCGGCAACAAGAGCACCGCCGTCTCCGCCTTCGGCGTGAGGCCCGGTTCCGTCCTCGCCCCGGACAGCAGCAAGATCGACGACCGAACGGTGGTCCTGTCCACCACCGCCGCCGACGCCCTCGATGTGGAGGCGGGCGGCACCTTCACCCTCGCCGGTCAGCCGGTGACCGTCGCCTCAGTGAGCGGGGACGCCTCCTTCAGCCACACCCCGGTGGCCTGGACCAGCCTGAGCCTGTGGCAGAGGACCGCACCCCCCACGGGCGAGACCGGCGGACCTACCGCCACGGTCATCGCGCTGAGCACCACCTCCGGCGGCGATGTGAAAGCCGCTGATGAGGCAGCGGGCACAAAGACGGTCTCCAAGGACGACTCACTGTCCGCGATCGGCTCCTACGCCTCCGAGAACGGCTCCCTGCAGCTGATGCGCGGCTCTCTGTTCGCGATCTCCGCCCTGGTCGTCGGCGCCTTCTTCACCGTGTGGACCATCCAGCGCAGCGGCGACGTCGCCGTTCTGAAGGCCCTGGGCGCCTCCACCGCCAACCTGCTCAAGGACGCGCTCGGCCAGGCCGTCGTCCTGCTGGCCGGCGGCACCCTGGTCGGCACCGTCCTCGCCGCCGTCCTCGGCGCCCTCGTCGTCGCCCCGGCCGTACCGTTTCTCCTCACGCCCGCCACCGTCCTCGTCCCGCCGGCCGTGATGATCACGCTCGGAGCGCTCGGGGCCGCCCTGGCCATCCGACGCATCACCTCCGTCGACCCGCTGACCGCCCTGGGGAGCGCCCGATGA
- a CDS encoding ABC transporter ATP-binding protein — MSLHLTDVTLTYPDGEARLTALDNVTLDVPKGTLTAVVGPSGSGKSSLLAVAATLITPDAGTVTIAGTATTGMTRGELTELRRHKIGIVFQQPNLLPSLTAAEQLHVMAQVDGRKPRSARARAMELLDAVGLADQAARRPHQLSGGQRQRVSIARALMNDPTVLLVDEPTSALDHERGAAVIDLITRLTHQQATATVLVTHDHTHLTAVDRIAQVHDGRLRLPATTRE, encoded by the coding sequence ATGAGCCTGCACCTGACCGACGTCACCCTCACCTACCCCGACGGCGAAGCCCGCCTGACCGCCCTGGACAACGTCACCCTGGACGTGCCCAAGGGCACCCTGACCGCCGTCGTCGGCCCTTCCGGCTCCGGCAAGTCCAGCCTGCTCGCAGTCGCCGCCACCCTCATCACCCCCGATGCCGGCACCGTCACCATCGCCGGCACCGCCACCACCGGCATGACCCGCGGCGAGCTCACCGAACTGCGCCGCCACAAGATCGGCATCGTCTTCCAGCAGCCCAACCTGCTGCCCTCCCTCACCGCCGCCGAGCAGCTCCACGTCATGGCCCAGGTCGACGGCCGCAAGCCCCGCAGCGCCCGCGCACGGGCCATGGAACTGCTCGACGCCGTCGGTCTGGCCGACCAGGCCGCACGCCGTCCCCACCAGCTCTCCGGCGGTCAACGCCAGCGCGTCAGCATCGCCCGCGCCCTGATGAACGACCCCACCGTGCTTCTGGTCGACGAACCCACCAGCGCCCTCGATCACGAACGCGGCGCCGCCGTCATCGACCTGATCACCCGCCTCACCCACCAGCAGGCCACCGCCACGGTCCTCGTCACCCACGACCACACCCACCTCACCGCCGTCGACCGCATCGCCCAAGTCCACGACGGGCGGCTGCGCCTCCCCGCCACAACCCGCGAATGA
- a CDS encoding transcriptional regulator produces MTTSPPRGDQWTFLTHHARVLPRTAGDPEVRVRDAAAGIGHRARRGLEQVLRRTALSALPDDANAGVLGRPGASAASRAEALAGADVREVHRAEPVGELTGRS; encoded by the coding sequence ATGACCACCTCACCGCCACGCGGCGACCAGTGGACGTTCCTCACCCACCACGCCCGAGTGCTGCCGCGGACCGCCGGCGACCCGGAGGTACGAGTGCGTGACGCCGCCGCCGGGATCGGGCACCGAGCGCGCCGCGGCCTCGAGCAAGTCCTGCGCCGCACGGCCTTGTCGGCACTGCCTGACGACGCGAACGCCGGGGTACTCGGACGTCCAGGGGCGAGCGCCGCGTCGAGGGCTGAAGCCCTGGCCGGCGCCGACGTTCGCGAAGTGCACCGCGCCGAGCCCGTCGGCGAGCTGACCGGGAGGTCCTGA
- a CDS encoding MurR/RpiR family transcriptional regulator, whose translation MTSGTLADDIRLKLGTLSPAERKVARVLLAAYPAAGFETVATIAERAAVSAPTVLRFVARLGYSGFPEFQAALRAELDQRNASPLSLYEETEDAPGDDSAAGLMARSSRLFTTAVAQTMAETPPHDLERAITLLSDRKRRITLVGGRFTHLLAQYLGLHLMQLRDDVHILPERDVERAAALARLGRRDVLVVLDYRRYESDKTALAQLAQERGGKVVVFTDTWLSPTSAHAEVVLPSQVTTPSPYDSLVPTLAVIETVVAGLITALGDEAHQHMRHTEDIARRTGLV comes from the coding sequence ATGACCTCCGGCACCCTCGCCGACGACATCCGCCTCAAGCTGGGCACTCTCAGCCCCGCCGAGCGGAAGGTCGCGCGGGTGCTCCTTGCCGCCTACCCGGCGGCGGGCTTCGAGACGGTCGCCACGATCGCCGAACGCGCCGCCGTCAGCGCCCCCACGGTTCTGCGCTTCGTCGCCCGCCTCGGTTACAGCGGCTTCCCGGAGTTCCAGGCTGCCCTGCGCGCCGAACTCGACCAGCGCAACGCCTCGCCACTGTCCCTGTACGAGGAGACGGAGGACGCCCCCGGCGACGACTCGGCCGCGGGCCTCATGGCCCGCAGCAGCAGGCTGTTCACCACCGCCGTGGCCCAGACCATGGCCGAGACCCCACCGCACGACCTCGAACGGGCCATCACGCTGCTGTCCGACCGCAAGCGCCGGATCACCCTGGTCGGCGGCCGGTTCACGCACCTGCTCGCCCAGTACCTCGGCCTGCACCTGATGCAACTGCGCGACGACGTCCACATCCTGCCCGAACGTGACGTCGAACGCGCCGCCGCGCTGGCCCGGCTCGGCCGTCGCGACGTCCTCGTCGTCCTCGACTACCGCCGCTACGAGAGCGACAAGACGGCCCTCGCTCAGCTCGCGCAGGAACGAGGCGGCAAGGTCGTCGTCTTCACCGACACCTGGCTCTCACCCACCAGCGCGCACGCCGAGGTCGTCCTGCCCAGCCAGGTCACCACCCCCTCCCCGTACGACAGCCTCGTGCCCACCCTCGCCGTCATCGAGACCGTCGTCGCGGGCCTCATCACGGCGCTCGGCGACGAGGCCCATCAGCACATGAGGCACACCGAGGACATCGCCCGCCGTACCGGGCTGGTGTAA
- a CDS encoding cyanophycinase, giving the protein MRERPRPGRRHFLAAATALALTAAPAAAQATTRPDAGRAAGSLVLIGGALKENNTQVYGEIIERAGGSRARIGVLTAASVPESQDPHANDPDRCSNSACNGAYYAGLFEKHGAADAQWIPVDLDHVANADSDTVVDQINSMTGFFFGGGDQYRYVTTLLHGDRHTDSKVLAAIRAKLADGAVVAGTSAGAQIAAGRDMVTGGESYQGLRDGSAAGYFDDPTRLGYLPAGGFGFLRSGLVDTHTGAYGREGRALRLTADTGHDRVYALQENSALVVDQPGTRDESMTVLGTNGIGILDLRDACARTTRDGWTLTGARYTHLTDGDRYDPRRWAARPAPGKRPLTPSGTSPVPANNDVFHSADNPAGVPYSFLSTAAALAATRDQRTATATTYESAPRFTVTFTKRPGFTAWTSDGTTAQSLVGLRIDIAPR; this is encoded by the coding sequence ATGCGCGAGCGTCCTCGACCCGGTCGGCGCCACTTCCTCGCCGCCGCCACCGCCCTCGCCCTCACCGCCGCTCCGGCGGCCGCCCAGGCGACCACGCGCCCCGACGCCGGCCGGGCGGCGGGCTCCCTGGTCCTGATCGGCGGCGCCTTGAAGGAGAACAACACCCAGGTGTACGGGGAGATCATCGAGCGGGCCGGTGGCTCCCGCGCCCGTATCGGTGTCCTCACCGCCGCCTCCGTGCCCGAGAGCCAGGACCCGCACGCGAACGACCCCGACCGGTGCAGCAACTCGGCCTGCAACGGCGCCTACTACGCCGGGCTGTTCGAGAAGCACGGCGCGGCCGACGCCCAGTGGATCCCCGTTGACCTCGACCACGTCGCCAACGCCGACTCCGACACCGTCGTCGACCAGATCAACTCCATGACCGGGTTCTTCTTCGGCGGCGGCGACCAGTACCGCTACGTCACCACCCTCCTGCACGGCGACCGGCACACCGACTCCAAGGTGCTCGCCGCCATCCGCGCCAAGCTCGCCGACGGCGCCGTCGTCGCCGGCACCTCCGCGGGCGCCCAGATCGCCGCCGGGCGCGACATGGTCACCGGCGGCGAGTCCTACCAGGGCCTGCGGGACGGCAGCGCGGCCGGCTACTTCGACGACCCCACCCGGCTCGGCTACCTTCCCGCGGGCGGTTTCGGCTTCCTTCGCTCCGGGCTCGTCGACACCCACACCGGCGCCTACGGCAGGGAGGGCCGGGCCCTGCGCCTGACCGCGGACACCGGTCACGACCGGGTCTACGCCCTGCAGGAGAACAGCGCCCTCGTCGTCGACCAGCCGGGCACCCGCGACGAGTCCATGACCGTACTCGGCACCAACGGCATCGGCATCCTCGACCTGCGCGACGCCTGCGCCCGCACCACACGGGACGGCTGGACGCTGACCGGAGCCAGGTACACCCACCTCACCGACGGCGACCGCTACGACCCCCGCCGCTGGGCCGCCCGCCCGGCTCCCGGCAAGCGCCCGCTGACCCCGAGCGGCACGTCTCCGGTGCCCGCCAACAACGACGTCTTCCACTCGGCCGACAACCCGGCCGGTGTCCCGTACTCCTTCCTCAGCACCGCCGCAGCACTCGCCGCCACCCGCGACCAGCGCACTGCCACCGCCACCACCTACGAGAGCGCTCCCCGCTTCACGGTCACCTTCACGAAGCGGCCGGGCTTCACCGCCTGGACGAGCGACGGCACCACCGCGCAGTCCCTGGTCGGACTGCGCATCGACATCGCACCCCGGTAA
- a CDS encoding M20 family metallopeptidase has translation MSAPSRQRPRPHPADLLGPARSRLQHYLYDLAELVAIDSGSYSPDGVNAVADWVQARLTSRGFAVERIRPPAAAGAPSDALRTGDVLVARKAGRLAEADGGRRILLVAHMDTVFEDGTAAERPFTLDGTHAHGPGVSDDKGGLLAGLTAIELLQEQGTAEYAELVFLATPDEEIGSPVSRRITEEVARDMHYALGLECARENGDLVVARKGVADFRLTVTGRAAHAGIEPERGANAALAAAHLVVALQALNGRWDGVTVNVGVVRAGHRPNIVCPEAELRLEVRAATAADVRTVRRAIEDAAARPAVPGTTVTVEQLDDCPPMEATAATHRMFAVAQQAAAALGFTLGATATGGVGDVNLIAGTGVPVLDGLGPVGGADHSPQEWLDTATLPQRIALLASLITALGDGDA, from the coding sequence GTGAGCGCCCCCTCCCGGCAGCGGCCCCGCCCCCACCCCGCCGACCTGCTCGGCCCGGCCCGCAGCCGTCTTCAGCACTACCTGTACGACCTCGCCGAACTCGTGGCCATCGACTCCGGCTCGTACAGCCCCGACGGGGTCAACGCGGTCGCCGACTGGGTGCAGGCGCGCCTGACGTCACGAGGATTCGCCGTCGAACGGATCCGGCCGCCTGCCGCCGCCGGCGCGCCCTCTGACGCCCTCCGCACAGGCGACGTGCTCGTCGCCCGCAAGGCGGGCCGCCTCGCGGAGGCGGACGGCGGGCGCAGGATCCTGCTCGTCGCCCACATGGACACCGTGTTCGAGGACGGGACCGCCGCCGAGCGGCCGTTCACCCTCGACGGCACACACGCGCACGGGCCCGGAGTCAGCGACGACAAGGGCGGGTTGCTGGCCGGTCTGACCGCGATTGAACTGCTCCAGGAGCAAGGGACGGCGGAGTACGCCGAGTTGGTGTTCCTGGCAACCCCTGACGAGGAGATCGGCTCCCCGGTCAGCCGGCGGATCACCGAGGAGGTCGCGCGCGACATGCACTACGCCCTCGGCCTGGAGTGCGCGCGCGAGAACGGAGATCTGGTGGTCGCCCGCAAGGGCGTCGCCGACTTCCGGCTCACCGTCACCGGCCGCGCCGCCCACGCCGGCATCGAACCCGAGCGCGGCGCCAACGCGGCCCTCGCCGCGGCTCACCTCGTCGTGGCTCTGCAGGCCCTCAACGGGCGCTGGGACGGCGTCACCGTCAACGTCGGCGTCGTCCGGGCCGGCCACCGCCCCAACATCGTCTGCCCCGAGGCCGAACTCCGCCTGGAGGTACGCGCGGCCACGGCCGCCGACGTCCGCACCGTGAGGCGGGCCATCGAAGACGCAGCCGCACGCCCCGCAGTGCCCGGCACCACCGTGACGGTAGAACAACTCGACGACTGCCCGCCGATGGAGGCGACCGCGGCGACGCACCGGATGTTCGCCGTCGCCCAGCAGGCGGCCGCCGCGCTCGGGTTCACCCTCGGCGCCACGGCCACCGGCGGCGTCGGCGACGTCAACCTGATCGCCGGCACCGGCGTTCCGGTCCTGGACGGCCTCGGTCCGGTCGGCGGGGCCGACCACAGCCCACAGGAGTGGCTCGACACCGCGACCCTGCCCCAGCGCATCGCCCTGCTGGCCTCGCTGATCACCGCGCTCGGCGACGGCGACGCCTGA
- a CDS encoding amino acid ABC transporter ATP-binding protein: MVHAEGVRKHYGRLEVLKGIDLTVRRGSVCCLLGPSGSGKSTFLRCINHLEKVDGGRLTVDGELVGYRQHGGKLHELREREVAERRRDIGMVFQRFNLFPHMTALENVIEAPVRVAGVARAQAREEARQLLERVGLADRAGHYPSELSGGQQQRVAIARALAMKPKLMLFDEPTSALDPELVGDVLDVMRQLAGEGMTMVVVTHEIGFAREVGDTAVFMDEGVIVEAGDPRQLLVNPEQERTRAFLSKVL, from the coding sequence CTGGTGCACGCGGAGGGCGTGCGCAAGCACTACGGCAGGCTGGAGGTCCTCAAGGGCATCGACCTCACCGTCCGGCGCGGCAGCGTGTGCTGCCTGCTCGGTCCGTCAGGCTCGGGCAAGTCCACCTTCCTGCGCTGCATCAACCACCTCGAGAAGGTCGACGGCGGCCGGCTCACCGTCGACGGCGAACTCGTCGGCTACCGCCAGCACGGCGGAAAGCTGCACGAACTGCGGGAACGGGAAGTGGCCGAGCGGCGCCGCGACATCGGCATGGTGTTCCAGCGTTTCAACCTCTTCCCGCACATGACAGCGCTGGAGAACGTCATCGAGGCACCTGTGCGCGTCGCCGGGGTGGCCAGGGCACAGGCCCGCGAGGAGGCGCGGCAGCTGCTGGAGCGGGTCGGCCTCGCCGACCGCGCCGGCCACTACCCCTCCGAGCTCTCCGGCGGCCAGCAGCAGCGCGTGGCCATCGCCCGCGCCCTCGCGATGAAACCCAAGCTGATGCTGTTCGACGAGCCGACCTCCGCCCTCGACCCGGAACTCGTCGGCGATGTCCTCGACGTGATGCGGCAGTTGGCCGGCGAGGGGATGACGATGGTCGTCGTCACCCACGAGATCGGCTTCGCCCGCGAAGTGGGCGACACGGCGGTGTTCATGGACGAGGGAGTCATCGTCGAGGCCGGTGACCCACGGCAGCTTCTGGTCAACCCCGAACAGGAACGTACCCGCGCGTTCCTGTCGAAGGTCCTGTGA
- a CDS encoding amino acid ABC transporter permease produces MVELKTSRDTAAPAHGLTADDLVVVPVRNHGRWVAAAASLAALVGLVGSLAGNDNLRWDIVGQYLFADLIFDGLFTTLWLTAAAMVLGLALGTLIAVMRLSSSPVLYGLATFFVWIFRGTPLLVQIIFWGYAAALYKYVMIGIPFTDITFFRAETNSLLTPAVAALLALGLNEAAYASEIVRAGIQSVDTGQTEAAHSLGMRPALTMRRIVLPQAMRVIIPPMGNETINMLKMTALVSVISAHDLMSNIQDVYAQNYQVIPMLVVASLWYLALVTLLGIPQAWLERRYGRGTAHAQQVSPLQRLLGGTARPARIGNRVMNKEAGR; encoded by the coding sequence ATGGTCGAGCTGAAGACATCCCGGGACACTGCCGCGCCCGCCCACGGACTCACGGCGGACGATCTCGTCGTCGTACCGGTGCGCAACCACGGCCGCTGGGTGGCCGCCGCGGCGTCCTTGGCCGCCCTGGTCGGACTGGTCGGCTCGCTGGCCGGGAACGACAACCTGCGCTGGGACATCGTTGGTCAGTACCTCTTCGCCGACCTCATCTTCGACGGCCTGTTCACCACCCTGTGGCTGACCGCCGCCGCCATGGTCCTCGGACTCGCCCTGGGCACGCTGATCGCGGTCATGCGGCTGTCCTCCAGCCCCGTCCTCTACGGGCTCGCCACCTTCTTCGTGTGGATCTTCCGCGGGACTCCGCTGCTCGTGCAGATCATCTTCTGGGGGTACGCGGCTGCCCTGTACAAGTACGTGATGATCGGCATCCCGTTCACCGACATCACCTTCTTCCGGGCCGAGACGAACTCCCTGCTGACCCCGGCCGTCGCGGCACTGCTCGCCCTCGGGCTCAACGAGGCCGCCTACGCCTCCGAGATCGTGCGCGCCGGTATCCAGTCCGTCGACACGGGGCAGACCGAGGCAGCGCACTCGCTGGGCATGCGTCCCGCCCTCACCATGCGCCGGATCGTGCTGCCCCAGGCGATGCGCGTCATCATCCCCCCGATGGGCAACGAGACCATCAACATGCTCAAGATGACCGCCCTGGTCTCGGTCATCTCCGCCCACGACCTGATGTCCAACATCCAGGACGTGTACGCCCAGAACTACCAGGTCATTCCCATGCTCGTCGTCGCAAGCCTGTGGTACCTCGCCCTGGTGACCCTGCTCGGAATCCCTCAGGCCTGGCTGGAGCGCCGCTACGGACGCGGCACCGCCCACGCCCAGCAGGTGTCCCCCCTGCAGCGCCTGCTCGGCGGAACGGCCCGGCCCGCGCGCATCGGCAACCGCGTCATGAACAAGGAGGCGGGCCGGTGA